From Burkholderia sp. WP9, a single genomic window includes:
- a CDS encoding aldolase/citrate lyase family protein, with protein MNAHPTPRPPGLRRTWLFAPGNNSEAHAIALQSGADAIVVDLEEMTSLQDRPRARERIVALLREAARAGTFGSVRINKLEHDGHADLEGIMPGAPRAIFLPHAESTAQLASLDDALAIIERKLGIPAGSTEVVPVIESAKGLVNLGALLQVGARIKCCMLAVEDLAANLGARRTPGGIELLYARNRFLIESIAAGCVPIDLPCTYRSAQVLGQDLDLCTQLGFASKSVVFAEHVPAIHRALTPSAEDVRAAHALIHAHAAQQANPPDAGSAWIDYPERNNAQRLIARDALLRAFDDSRNA; from the coding sequence ATGAACGCACACCCAACGCCGCGCCCGCCTGGCCTGCGGCGCACATGGCTCTTCGCACCCGGAAACAATTCCGAGGCCCACGCAATCGCGCTGCAAAGCGGTGCGGATGCCATTGTCGTCGACCTGGAAGAAATGACCTCGCTGCAAGACCGGCCGCGGGCACGCGAACGCATTGTCGCGTTATTGCGCGAAGCGGCTCGGGCCGGCACGTTCGGTTCGGTACGGATCAACAAACTGGAGCACGACGGCCATGCCGATCTCGAAGGCATCATGCCCGGCGCCCCACGGGCGATTTTTCTGCCGCACGCGGAGAGCACGGCCCAACTGGCCTCACTCGACGATGCACTGGCCATCATCGAGCGCAAGCTGGGCATTCCGGCGGGCTCGACGGAGGTGGTTCCAGTTATCGAATCCGCGAAGGGTCTGGTCAATCTGGGCGCGCTACTTCAGGTGGGCGCACGAATAAAATGCTGCATGCTCGCAGTCGAAGACCTGGCGGCGAATCTCGGCGCTCGCCGCACACCGGGCGGTATCGAACTGCTTTACGCACGGAACCGCTTTCTGATCGAGAGCATTGCCGCCGGTTGCGTGCCGATTGATCTTCCTTGCACCTATCGGTCGGCGCAGGTGCTTGGGCAGGACCTGGACCTCTGCACGCAACTCGGATTCGCATCGAAAAGCGTCGTGTTTGCCGAACACGTGCCGGCGATTCACCGTGCGCTGACGCCATCCGCGGAGGACGTGCGGGCGGCGCATGCGCTCATCCACGCGCACGCCGCACAGCAGGCGAATCCGCCTGATGCCGGTTCAGCCTGGATCGATTATCCGGAGCGCAATAACGCGCAACGTCTGATCGCACGTGACGCGCTGCTGCGCGCCTTCGACGACAGCCGCAACGCGTAG
- a CDS encoding sigma-70 family RNA polymerase sigma factor, which produces MEPPPTPATMTERDSDITATVVRERTRLGNFIRRRIRDPNDAEDILQDVFHEFVQAYRLPAPIEQASAWLFHAARNRIIDRFRKKKEEPLSDLFDDDDEAGSEYRLDLNLPAHDAGPEAQYARAVLLHALQDALDELPPNQRDVFIAHELEGRSFKDIVAESGVTLNTLLSRKRYAVLHLRARLQAIYDELDI; this is translated from the coding sequence ATGGAACCCCCACCCACCCCGGCCACGATGACCGAACGAGACAGCGACATCACCGCGACCGTGGTGCGTGAGCGCACGAGGCTCGGCAATTTCATCCGGCGCCGCATACGCGATCCAAACGATGCCGAAGACATCCTGCAGGATGTCTTCCACGAATTCGTGCAGGCCTACCGCCTTCCGGCGCCGATCGAACAGGCTAGCGCGTGGCTTTTCCATGCGGCGCGCAATCGCATCATCGACCGCTTCCGGAAGAAGAAAGAAGAGCCTCTGTCTGACCTTTTCGACGACGACGACGAAGCCGGCAGTGAGTATCGCCTCGACCTGAACTTACCGGCCCACGATGCGGGCCCCGAAGCCCAATACGCGCGCGCTGTATTGCTCCACGCCCTGCAGGATGCGCTCGACGAGTTGCCGCCGAATCAGCGCGACGTGTTTATCGCGCACGAACTCGAAGGCAGGTCTTTCAAAGACATCGTGGCTGAAAGCGGTGTCACGCTCAATACGCTGCTTTCACGCAAACGCTATGCGGTCCTGCATTTGCGCGCCCGACTGCAGGCCATTTACGACGAACTGGATATTTAG
- a CDS encoding class I SAM-dependent methyltransferase, with product MKSTTTTLLQRLHEQSRTEMMLRARAQFPGSSDEFQTLAEEYDTLAPHLRGRFLETLGLSTDDFESTQGTALSLAVSAEMGRFLRNMVLSHKPRRILELGSSYGVSTLYFAEALRTLNDGVVVATELDPEKCAHLRAHVRTAGVDAYVELREGDVFQTVSSLDGAFDMVFIDVWANTYLDLFKQTERLLRPGSIVLADNMYTAEDAVRPFKQYLAGNPRFSTTTLDFESGVEFTVVVA from the coding sequence ATGAAATCGACGACCACGACGCTTTTGCAGCGGCTTCACGAGCAAAGCCGGACAGAAATGATGCTCCGCGCGCGGGCCCAATTTCCGGGATCGAGTGATGAGTTTCAGACTCTCGCGGAAGAATACGACACGCTCGCCCCTCACCTGCGCGGGCGTTTTCTCGAAACGCTCGGGCTTTCCACCGACGACTTCGAATCCACGCAAGGGACGGCCCTGTCGTTGGCGGTGTCGGCGGAAATGGGACGATTTTTGCGCAACATGGTCCTTTCACATAAGCCACGTCGAATTCTCGAACTCGGCAGTTCGTATGGCGTATCCACGCTGTATTTTGCCGAGGCGCTTCGCACCTTGAACGACGGCGTGGTCGTCGCGACGGAACTGGACCCCGAGAAGTGCGCCCACCTCCGCGCTCACGTCAGAACCGCGGGCGTCGATGCCTATGTCGAGTTGCGTGAAGGTGACGTGTTCCAGACCGTTTCCTCATTGGACGGTGCGTTCGACATGGTGTTTATCGACGTATGGGCGAACACGTATCTTGACCTGTTCAAGCAGACCGAACGCCTTCTGCGCCCCGGCTCCATTGTTCTCGCCGATAACATGTACACAGCCGAGGACGCTGTCCGGCCCTTCAAGCAGTACCTTGCCGGCAATCCACGCTTTTCAACGACGACGCTGGACTTTGAATCAGGGGTCGAGTTTACAGTCGTGGTTGCTTGA
- a CDS encoding GntR family transcriptional regulator, translated as MTPDQEDDNDNSTATDLVDELLSQQIAQRLRTLIATDELKPGERLRERTLAEKLQVSRTPLREALKELAGDGLVVVLPKRGAVVADLSAQQISEKLDVLGVIESFGGEEACRLATDSELAEIRALHHEMHAAYERRDRMSYFNLNQAIHTSIIAAAKNETLRQMHERLNRQLYRYRFQGSVTSETWHTAIDEHEVIVKLLSARRGKDLGEFLRRHVHSTWEQLMPGEGGERAPRADRVTAA; from the coding sequence ATGACGCCGGACCAGGAAGACGACAACGACAACTCCACTGCAACTGATCTGGTCGACGAACTGCTGTCGCAGCAGATCGCCCAGCGTTTGCGCACGCTCATCGCTACCGACGAACTGAAACCGGGTGAGCGTCTAAGGGAGCGCACGCTCGCAGAAAAGCTGCAGGTGTCGCGTACGCCGCTGCGTGAGGCGCTGAAGGAACTGGCGGGCGATGGTCTGGTCGTGGTGCTGCCCAAGCGCGGCGCGGTCGTCGCGGATCTCAGCGCGCAACAGATCAGTGAAAAACTGGACGTGCTCGGTGTGATCGAATCGTTTGGCGGCGAAGAGGCGTGCCGTCTCGCGACGGACAGCGAACTGGCCGAAATCCGCGCTTTGCATCATGAGATGCATGCAGCGTACGAGCGGCGCGACAGGATGAGCTACTTCAATCTGAATCAGGCCATTCACACGAGCATCATCGCGGCGGCGAAAAACGAGACGCTGCGTCAGATGCACGAGCGGCTCAACCGGCAGTTGTATCGCTACCGATTTCAGGGCAGTGTCACGTCGGAGACCTGGCACACGGCCATCGACGAGCACGAAGTGATCGTCAAGCTGCTATCCGCACGGCGCGGCAAGGATCTGGGCGAGTTCTTGCGGCGTCATGTCCACAGCACCTGGGAGCAACTCATGCCCGGCGAAGGCGGTGAACGCGCGCCCAGGGCTGACAGGGTCACTGCGGCGTGA
- a CDS encoding gluconate:H+ symporter has protein sequence MPPTLHPLIAPVIALALLVLLITRVKLPPFLALILTSAFLGFSAGLPPTAVIKSFEKGFGSILSSVGLVVGLGTMLGGLLLESGGANRIADTFIGLGSKRWIPAAICAASLLIGLPHLFDVSFVMLVPLVYAIANRTSSPLLAVGIPMAAGLYVSHGLLPPHPSPTLALAALHADAGRTIFYGLVIAIPMAILSGPLFTKFALRLLPAKTGEGMFTPASAHAASVARPVPPFGLVLITVLLPPLLMMIRTFGRNYVPSGTFSRELLETVGDPIVSLLIAVLFAIWSLGLRSGLQLGQIQTLLGKSVAPGAGVILILGAGGGLKEMLMATHVSDAIAHAASQWALSPLVLGWAVAAVIRIAIGSATVATATAAGIVAPIAATAPGVNLELLVLAVSSGGLMLSHLNDSGFWLFKEYFRLSVGDTLKTWTLLVSFQSLVALAMIMLLNAVSG, from the coding sequence ATGCCGCCCACGCTCCATCCTCTGATCGCACCCGTCATCGCGCTGGCGTTGCTGGTTCTCCTGATCACCCGCGTCAAGCTTCCCCCGTTTCTTGCGCTGATCCTGACGTCCGCCTTCCTCGGCTTCTCGGCAGGGCTCCCACCCACAGCGGTGATCAAGAGCTTCGAAAAAGGGTTCGGCTCGATCCTGAGCTCGGTGGGACTGGTGGTCGGTCTCGGTACGATGCTTGGCGGCCTGCTGCTCGAATCGGGCGGCGCAAACCGAATCGCGGACACATTCATCGGACTGGGTTCGAAACGCTGGATTCCGGCCGCGATCTGCGCGGCGTCCCTGCTGATCGGACTGCCTCATCTGTTCGATGTCAGCTTCGTGATGCTGGTGCCTCTCGTCTACGCAATCGCGAATCGCACCAGTAGCCCGCTGCTCGCGGTCGGCATTCCAATGGCGGCGGGTCTCTATGTCTCACACGGTCTCCTGCCGCCGCATCCGTCTCCGACACTCGCGTTGGCCGCGCTGCACGCCGACGCCGGCCGCACGATCTTCTATGGCCTGGTCATCGCGATCCCCATGGCGATCCTGTCCGGGCCGCTCTTCACGAAATTCGCGCTGCGCCTACTGCCCGCGAAGACAGGTGAAGGCATGTTCACCCCGGCATCGGCCCATGCGGCCTCCGTCGCGCGTCCCGTGCCGCCATTTGGACTTGTGCTGATCACAGTGCTGCTGCCGCCGTTACTGATGATGATCCGAACTTTCGGCCGAAACTATGTGCCTTCCGGGACTTTCTCACGCGAACTGCTCGAGACCGTCGGTGACCCGATCGTGTCGCTGCTTATCGCCGTACTGTTCGCGATCTGGTCGCTGGGCTTGCGTAGCGGACTGCAACTTGGCCAGATCCAGACGCTGCTCGGCAAAAGTGTTGCGCCCGGCGCCGGCGTCATCCTGATTCTCGGCGCGGGCGGTGGCCTGAAGGAAATGCTGATGGCCACACATGTGAGCGACGCCATCGCCCATGCGGCAAGCCAGTGGGCATTGTCGCCGCTAGTGCTCGGCTGGGCCGTAGCCGCCGTGATCCGCATCGCGATTGGCTCCGCGACGGTCGCCACCGCGACGGCCGCGGGCATCGTCGCGCCAATCGCCGCCACCGCGCCGGGCGTGAACCTCGAATTGCTGGTGCTTGCGGTCAGCTCGGGCGGCTTGATGCTGTCGCATCTGAACGATTCGGGCTTCTGGCTATTCAAGGAATATTTCCGCCTGAGCGTTGGCGACACGCTCAAGACGTGGACATTGCTTGTGTCGTTCCAGTCGCTCGTCGCGCTCGCCATGATCATGCTGCTCAACGCAGTGAGCGGCTGA
- a CDS encoding homoserine dehydrogenase, whose amino-acid sequence MNYEHLFADLTTKTIRMALVGPKGGFGRSLLVQCRALPALEIAALCDLDIAGTLATLASLGFSADAAMVCNNADDVRAAREANRIALVGDYRLLDEVALDIVVEATGQPEVSVRIAQAALRRGVHVAMATKETDSVVGPYLNRLALEHNAVYTTPDGDQPSNLIGLVTWARVLGFDVVAAGKSSEYDFIYDTGAKTVDYLDQRHAASLELCWTLGDDVAATLAARREAFSMLPQSATPDYCELNVVANSTGLLPAADALNYPLARISELAEIFVPKEDGGILERTGVVDVFNCLRRPDDVSFGGGVFVIVRCKDDETWQLLKQKGHIVSKSGKYACIYLPYHLMGLETATSLFSAVLTRRPTGSSKQLPHARMVARVTRDFKAGDTLSMGGHHHVIDGTVALLIDQVKADGAAPFYLAANKKLKADIAKGSLVPLDALELDGSALYDAWQQNPSL is encoded by the coding sequence ATGAACTACGAACACCTCTTTGCCGACCTCACCACCAAAACGATCCGCATGGCGCTCGTCGGGCCGAAGGGCGGCTTCGGCAGGTCGCTGCTCGTGCAGTGCCGCGCGTTGCCGGCCCTCGAAATCGCGGCGCTCTGCGATCTCGACATTGCGGGCACGCTGGCGACGCTCGCGTCGCTCGGATTCTCCGCCGATGCCGCTATGGTCTGCAATAACGCCGACGACGTACGCGCCGCACGCGAGGCAAATCGCATTGCGCTCGTTGGCGACTATCGGCTGCTCGATGAAGTGGCGCTCGATATCGTCGTCGAGGCGACCGGCCAGCCGGAAGTCAGCGTGCGCATCGCGCAGGCAGCGCTTCGGCGCGGCGTGCACGTGGCGATGGCCACGAAAGAAACCGATTCGGTAGTCGGCCCGTATCTGAACCGCCTTGCACTCGAACACAACGCTGTCTATACGACGCCGGACGGCGACCAGCCGAGCAACCTGATCGGTCTGGTCACGTGGGCGCGCGTACTCGGCTTCGATGTGGTCGCGGCGGGCAAGTCGAGCGAATACGACTTCATCTACGACACGGGCGCGAAGACGGTCGACTATCTTGACCAGCGGCACGCTGCGTCGCTGGAGTTGTGCTGGACGCTCGGCGACGACGTCGCCGCGACCCTTGCCGCGCGTCGCGAAGCGTTTTCGATGTTGCCGCAAAGCGCGACGCCCGACTATTGCGAACTCAACGTGGTCGCGAATTCGACGGGCCTGCTGCCCGCCGCCGACGCCCTCAACTATCCCCTCGCGCGGATTTCGGAACTCGCCGAGATCTTCGTGCCAAAGGAAGACGGCGGCATTCTTGAACGCACGGGTGTCGTGGACGTGTTCAACTGCCTGCGCCGGCCCGACGACGTGAGCTTTGGCGGCGGCGTGTTCGTGATCGTTCGCTGCAAGGACGACGAGACATGGCAATTGCTCAAGCAGAAGGGCCATATCGTCAGCAAAAGCGGCAAGTACGCCTGCATCTATCTCCCCTATCACCTGATGGGTCTCGAAACCGCGACTAGCCTCTTTTCGGCCGTGTTGACGCGCCGGCCGACCGGCAGCAGCAAGCAACTGCCGCACGCGCGCATGGTCGCGCGCGTCACCCGTGATTTCAAGGCAGGCGACACACTCAGCATGGGCGGGCATCACCATGTGATCGACGGGACCGTTGCCTTGTTGATCGATCAGGTCAAAGCCGACGGTGCAGCGCCGTTTTACCTGGCCGCGAACAAGAAACTGAAGGCGGACATCGCGAAAGGCAGCCTCGTGCCGCTCGATGCGCTCGAACTCGACGGATCAGCGCTCTACGACGCCTGGCAACAGAATCCGTCGCTGTAA
- a CDS encoding MFS transporter, giving the protein MQTDIHAAAPRHSIRSLLTTTRWRMVLLLFVLYTVNCIDRMSLSVGMPSIVHEFHLSATMQGLILSAFFWTYSTFQIPAGWAADRYGARRMIGISAALWGGFQCLAGFAANGFMLLLTRIGLGMFEAPYMPAATKLSASWLPPTERARGVTLIDSGAPLGSAIGGLAISALIGASGSWRTAFIIVGALTVALGFVVYRLLRDTPEQHPGIDSAEQDYIRAQKVAAGETPRATAAPLSRGTITAMVIGRIGWAMVFFGLVTWGPNYLSVGRGLDIRSMGFATFVIFLAGAVGEILSGMTADWLQKRFSRGMAFKILFGLSGGMSLLCLLTLPFVGDIRLAVAVLALGVFFHLWGGLYWIIPAMLAPRDQVGLVGGVMNFAGTGGAIIVPIAVGMIVDVTGGYHMVILFFAACALTYLIGSLLIDFGRNAAGERV; this is encoded by the coding sequence ATGCAAACCGATATTCACGCGGCAGCCCCGCGCCACTCGATCCGCTCACTGCTGACGACCACGCGATGGCGTATGGTGCTCCTCCTGTTCGTGCTCTACACGGTGAATTGCATCGACCGGATGTCTCTATCCGTCGGTATGCCGTCGATCGTGCATGAATTCCATCTGAGCGCGACGATGCAGGGGTTGATCCTGTCGGCCTTCTTCTGGACTTACAGCACGTTCCAGATTCCCGCAGGCTGGGCCGCCGACCGCTATGGGGCGCGCCGCATGATCGGCATTTCCGCCGCATTGTGGGGCGGCTTCCAGTGCCTCGCGGGCTTCGCTGCGAACGGCTTCATGCTTCTCCTCACTCGCATCGGCCTCGGCATGTTCGAGGCGCCCTACATGCCCGCTGCGACCAAACTGAGCGCGTCGTGGCTGCCGCCGACAGAACGTGCCCGCGGCGTTACATTGATCGACAGCGGTGCACCGCTCGGGTCTGCAATCGGCGGTCTCGCCATAAGCGCGCTGATCGGCGCATCGGGATCGTGGCGCACGGCGTTCATCATCGTCGGCGCATTGACGGTGGCGCTTGGCTTCGTCGTGTATCGCCTGTTGCGCGACACGCCCGAACAGCATCCGGGCATCGACTCCGCTGAACAGGACTACATTCGCGCGCAGAAAGTGGCGGCGGGCGAAACGCCGCGCGCGACGGCTGCACCGCTTTCGCGCGGCACGATCACGGCCATGGTGATCGGCCGAATCGGCTGGGCGATGGTGTTCTTCGGGCTCGTCACGTGGGGACCGAATTATCTGTCCGTGGGCCGTGGTCTCGACATTCGCAGCATGGGCTTCGCGACCTTCGTCATCTTTCTTGCGGGCGCCGTAGGCGAAATTCTGTCGGGCATGACCGCCGACTGGCTGCAGAAACGCTTCTCGCGCGGCATGGCGTTCAAGATCCTGTTCGGCCTGTCCGGCGGCATGTCGCTGCTATGCCTGCTCACGCTGCCGTTCGTTGGCGATATCCGGCTCGCAGTGGCCGTGCTCGCGCTCGGCGTGTTCTTCCATCTGTGGGGCGGCCTCTACTGGATCATTCCAGCCATGCTGGCGCCGCGCGACCAGGTCGGACTCGTGGGCGGCGTGATGAATTTCGCAGGCACGGGTGGCGCGATCATCGTGCCAATCGCGGTTGGGATGATCGTCGATGTAACCGGCGGCTATCACATGGTCATCCTGTTCTTCGCGGCCTGTGCGCTGACCTATCTGATCGGCTCGCTGCTGATCGATTTCGGGCGCAACGCCGCAGGAGAGCGGGTATGA
- a CDS encoding amidohydrolase family protein: MKMLYDGPIIDAHQHFWDLKANFYPWLTGDTLVPHRYGDYSPIKRDYLPANYLRDSAGQNVTGSVYVEAEWTPDDPVGETRYVKQLAETTGRPNAMVAQAWLNRGDVAEVLAAQARFPLVRSVRNKPGNPDSAGRTLMSNAAWRDGYALLAHHGLHFDLQAPWQQLVEATTLARDFPDTLLIVNHAGVPGDRSAATLHGWREALATLARCPNVAVKVSGLCETGKRWSVEANQPVLDALRDSFGAERLMFGSNFPVDGLFLSLADLIGGFRQLVASWTRTEQEAFFNDTAVRVYRPTALSETPSQEQA, translated from the coding sequence ATGAAAATGCTTTACGACGGGCCGATCATCGACGCACACCAGCACTTCTGGGATCTGAAGGCCAACTTCTATCCGTGGCTGACCGGTGACACGCTCGTACCGCATCGCTACGGCGACTATTCGCCGATCAAGCGTGACTATCTACCCGCCAATTATCTGCGCGACAGCGCGGGGCAAAACGTAACCGGCAGCGTCTATGTGGAAGCGGAGTGGACGCCGGACGATCCCGTCGGCGAAACCCGCTACGTGAAGCAACTCGCGGAAACGACGGGCCGCCCTAACGCAATGGTTGCTCAAGCCTGGCTCAACCGCGGCGATGTTGCCGAGGTGCTCGCCGCGCAGGCACGTTTTCCGCTCGTGCGCAGCGTGCGAAACAAGCCTGGCAATCCGGACTCGGCGGGCCGCACGTTGATGTCCAACGCCGCCTGGCGCGACGGTTACGCGTTGCTCGCGCATCACGGCCTGCACTTCGATCTGCAGGCGCCGTGGCAACAACTCGTTGAAGCCACGACACTCGCGCGAGATTTTCCCGACACGCTACTCATTGTCAATCACGCCGGCGTGCCGGGCGACCGCTCGGCGGCGACGCTGCATGGCTGGCGCGAAGCACTTGCAACACTCGCGCGCTGCCCGAATGTCGCCGTCAAGGTGTCAGGGCTGTGCGAAACCGGCAAGCGCTGGAGCGTCGAAGCGAACCAGCCGGTGCTCGATGCACTCCGCGACTCCTTCGGAGCGGAGCGCCTCATGTTCGGCAGCAACTTCCCGGTCGACGGCCTGTTCCTTTCCTTAGCCGATCTGATCGGCGGATTCCGCCAGCTCGTCGCCAGCTGGACACGAACGGAACAAGAGGCGTTTTTCAACGATACGGCGGTACGCGTGTATCGCCCGACTGCTCTGTCCGAGACACCATCACAGGAGCAAGCATGA
- a CDS encoding amidohydrolase family protein, with protein MTQPPRNALGFYLPIFDAHHHFWDLSDGHFPWLTDDYDDSFFLGDYRRMCNNFLPPQYRAATAGFDVIGTVHVEAERSRHEQVQETEFLTKLNAATGLPSAIVGHVFFVQPDCEAVLEGHAKSPLARGVRSKPEISSGPGESVRGQPGTMQDDAWLRGLALLNRFGFSWDLRVPYWHLGEAAEVARAFPDTPIVTNHLGLPLDRSDEGISIWRKGMEALAACPNVYLKVSELGLPNGTWDSASNRRVIREAVALFGYDRSMFASNLPVGNLSASFTEIVADVLGALPHATESDLRKLFAITAQRFYRVT; from the coding sequence ATGACCCAACCGCCCCGCAACGCGCTCGGCTTCTACCTGCCGATCTTCGATGCGCATCATCATTTCTGGGATCTGTCCGACGGACACTTCCCGTGGCTCACCGACGACTACGACGACAGCTTCTTTCTCGGCGACTACCGCCGCATGTGCAATAACTTCCTGCCTCCGCAGTATCGCGCCGCGACGGCCGGTTTCGATGTGATCGGTACCGTGCATGTCGAAGCCGAGCGCTCGCGTCACGAGCAGGTTCAGGAAACCGAATTCCTCACGAAGCTGAATGCAGCAACCGGCCTGCCGAGCGCAATCGTCGGGCATGTGTTCTTCGTGCAGCCCGATTGCGAGGCGGTGCTCGAGGGTCATGCGAAGAGTCCGCTTGCGCGAGGCGTGCGCTCGAAGCCCGAGATCTCGTCGGGCCCGGGCGAGTCCGTGCGCGGGCAGCCAGGTACGATGCAGGACGACGCGTGGTTGCGAGGTCTTGCGCTCCTCAACCGGTTTGGGTTTTCCTGGGACTTGCGGGTGCCGTACTGGCATCTAGGCGAGGCGGCAGAAGTCGCGCGCGCCTTCCCCGACACGCCGATCGTCACCAATCATCTCGGACTGCCACTCGATCGTTCCGACGAAGGCATCTCGATCTGGCGCAAGGGCATGGAAGCGCTCGCCGCCTGCCCGAATGTCTATCTGAAAGTATCGGAACTGGGCTTGCCGAACGGCACATGGGACAGCGCGAGCAACCGCCGCGTGATCCGCGAAGCAGTCGCTCTTTTCGGCTATGACCGTTCGATGTTCGCGAGCAACCTGCCGGTTGGCAACCTGTCGGCCAGTTTCACCGAGATCGTCGCCGACGTGCTCGGCGCATTGCCTCACGCAACCGAAAGCGACTTGCGAAAACTCTTTGCCATCACCGCGCAACGGTTCTATCGCGTGACCTGA
- a CDS encoding MFS transporter, with protein MPTIDENLLFRKISVRILPVLMLGFFFSYLDRVNVGFAKLQMSGDLHFSDAVYGFGAGIFFLGYFLLEVPSNVILHKVGARRWISRIMITWGLLSCATIFIRTPMQFYIMRFLLGLAEAGFIPGAIYYMAQWYPAARRGRAWGTFYIALASSGVIGGVLSGSILKFMSGMGGMRGWQWLILCEGVPTVLLGIYIFFRMSEDIRRVDWLNAAEKDYLSSLMLKEDSHKISHGFSALLSNARVWTLVAIYFVYNMGLYAISFWMPTLIQKMGTTDTFTIGVLNAIPGVCAIVSMLAFGYSADRHNDRKWHLIAAFSMAAIGFALCVVWQNEPVLGIVALCLANMGVLSIPALFWSLPTAFLAGVTAAAGIAMINSIGNLAGFVAPYMIGYLKELTGRTDVALLVVASGLVIGALLVAIVLRGRRRQITVLP; from the coding sequence GTGCCAACCATTGATGAGAACCTTCTCTTCCGCAAGATTTCGGTGCGGATCCTTCCGGTGCTGATGCTGGGCTTTTTCTTCTCGTATCTGGACCGTGTCAATGTGGGCTTTGCCAAGCTTCAGATGTCCGGCGACCTGCACTTCAGCGATGCCGTCTATGGTTTTGGCGCCGGCATATTCTTTCTCGGCTACTTTCTGCTCGAAGTGCCGAGCAATGTGATCCTGCACAAGGTGGGCGCACGCCGCTGGATTTCGCGCATCATGATCACCTGGGGTTTGCTTTCCTGCGCGACGATCTTCATCCGCACGCCGATGCAGTTTTACATCATGCGTTTTCTGCTCGGGCTGGCCGAAGCGGGGTTCATTCCCGGTGCGATCTACTACATGGCGCAGTGGTATCCAGCAGCTCGCCGTGGACGCGCATGGGGCACGTTCTATATCGCGCTCGCGTCTTCGGGCGTGATTGGCGGCGTGCTGTCTGGCTCGATTCTCAAGTTCATGTCAGGTATGGGCGGCATGCGCGGCTGGCAATGGCTGATTCTGTGCGAAGGGGTGCCGACAGTGCTGCTCGGCATCTATATCTTCTTCCGCATGAGCGAGGACATTCGCCGGGTGGACTGGCTCAATGCCGCTGAAAAGGATTATCTGAGCAGCCTGATGCTGAAGGAAGACAGCCACAAAATCTCGCACGGCTTTTCCGCTTTGCTCTCCAACGCGCGGGTGTGGACGCTGGTCGCGATCTACTTTGTCTACAACATGGGGCTCTATGCGATCAGCTTCTGGATGCCCACGTTGATCCAGAAAATGGGCACAACCGATACGTTCACCATCGGCGTGCTGAACGCTATCCCTGGCGTTTGTGCGATCGTCAGCATGCTCGCATTCGGCTACAGTGCCGACCGCCACAACGATCGCAAGTGGCATCTGATCGCGGCATTTTCGATGGCCGCAATTGGCTTTGCACTGTGCGTGGTGTGGCAGAACGAACCAGTGCTTGGGATCGTCGCGCTGTGCCTCGCGAATATGGGCGTGCTGTCGATTCCCGCGTTGTTCTGGAGCCTGCCGACCGCGTTCCTCGCCGGCGTCACCGCCGCGGCGGGCATCGCGATGATCAACTCGATCGGCAATCTGGCGGGATTCGTGGCGCCGTACATGATCGGTTATCTGAAGGAGTTGACTGGCCGCACGGATGTCGCCCTGCTGGTGGTGGCGAGCGGTCTCGTGATCGGTGCCCTGCTGGTCGCGATCGTACTGCGTGGACGGCGCAGACAGATCACCGTGCTGCCCTGA
- a CDS encoding MoaD/ThiS family protein: protein MAHIFFAASIQRHIATPEREIDARTLSEALEAVFAVQPRLRGYILDDQGALRRHLAVFVDGRRVRDRQRLSDALGEQSRVYVVQALSGG from the coding sequence ATGGCGCACATCTTCTTCGCTGCTTCGATTCAGCGACATATCGCAACGCCCGAGCGCGAGATCGACGCACGCACGCTGAGCGAAGCGCTCGAGGCCGTCTTCGCCGTGCAACCTCGACTGCGCGGCTACATCCTTGATGATCAGGGCGCACTAAGGCGGCATCTCGCCGTGTTTGTGGATGGTCGGCGGGTGCGCGATCGACAACGCCTGTCCGATGCACTCGGCGAGCAGAGCCGGGTTTATGTCGTGCAGGCGCTGTCGGGCGGGTAA